In Lutra lutra chromosome 5, mLutLut1.2, whole genome shotgun sequence, a single genomic region encodes these proteins:
- the DRD1 gene encoding D(1A) dopamine receptor isoform X1, whose translation MRTLNTSTMDGAGLVVERDFSFRILTACFLSLLILSTLLGNTLVCAAVIRFRHLRSKVTNFFVISLAVSDLLVAVLVMPWKAVAEIAGFWPFGSFCNIWVAFDIMCSTASILNLCVISVDRYWAISSPFRYERKMTPKAAFILISVAWTLSVLISFIPVQLSWHKAKPTISSDGNTTSLDDTLDNCDSSLSRTYAISSSLISFYIPVAIMIVTYTRIYRIAQKQIRRISALERAAVHAKNCQTTTGNGNPVECSQPESSFKMSFKRETKVLKTLSVIMGVFVCCWLPFFVLNCMVPFCGSGETKPFCIDSITFDVFVWFGWANSSLNPIIYAFNADFRKAFSTLLGCYRLCPTTNNAIETVSINNNGAVVFSSHHEPRGSISKDCNLVYLIPHAVGSSEDLKKEEAGGMAKPLEKLSPALSVILDYDTDVSLEKIQPITQNGQHPT comes from the coding sequence ATGAGGACTCTGAACACCTCTACCATGGATGGGGCTGGGCTGGTGGTAGAGAGAGACTTCTCCTTCCGCATCCTTACAGCCTGTTTCCTGTCTCTGCTCATCCTGTCCACACTCCTGGGGAACACGCTGGTCTGTGCCGCTGTCATCAGGTTCCGACACCTGCGGTCCAAGGTGACCAACTTCTTTGTCATCTCCTTGGCAGTGTCGGATCTCTTGGTGGCTGTCTTGGTCATGCCCTGGAAAGCGGTGGCAGAGATCGCTGGCTTCTGGCCCTTTGGGTCCTTCTGTAATATCTGGGTGGCCTTTGACATCATGTGCTCCACGGCGTCCATCCTCAACCTCTGTGTGATCAGCGTGGACAGGTACTGGGCCATCTCCAGCCCCTTCCGGTACGAGAGAAAGATGACTCCCAAGGCAGCCTTCATTCTGATCAGCGTGGCATGGACCTTGTCTGTCCTCATCTCCTTCATCCCTGTGCAGCTCAGCTGGCACAAGGCGAAGCCCACGATCTCCTCCGACGGGAACACCACTTCCCTGGATGACACCCTGGACAACTGTGATTCCAGCTTAAGCAGGACCTATGCCATTTCATCCTCCCTAATAAGCTTTTATATCCCTGTGGCCATCATGATTGTCACCTACACCAGGATCTATAGGATCGCCCAGAAACAGATACGACGCATCTCAGCCTTGGAGAGGGCAGCAGTCCATGCCAAGAATTGCCAGACCACTACAGGTAATGGAAACCCTGTGGAGTGCTCTCAACCAGAAAGCTCCTTTAAGATGTCCTTCAAAAGAGAGACTAAAGTTCTCAAGACTCTGTCTGTGATCATGGGGGTCTTTGTGTGCTGCTGGCTTCCTTTCTTCGTCTTGAACTGCATGGTGCCCTTCTGTGGGTCTGGGGAGACCAAGCCCTTCTGCATTGATTCCATCACCTTTGATGTGTTTGTGTGGTTTGGGTGGGCTAATTCTTCCTTGAACCCCATCATTTATGCCTTTAATGCTGATTTTCGGAAGGCATTTTCAACTCTTTTAGGATGCTACAGGCTTTGCCCTACCACGAATAATGCCATAGAGACAGTTAGCATCAATAACAATGGGGCTGTGGTGTTTTCCAGCCATCACGAGCCTCGAGGCTCCATTTCCAAGGACTGCAATCTGGTTTATCTGATCCCACATGCAGTGGGCTCCTCCGAGGATCtgaagaaggaggaagcaggtggaaTGGCCAAACCCTTGGAGAAGCTGTCCCCGGCCCTATCTGTCATTTTGGACTATGACACCGATGTCTCTCTAGAGAAGATCCAGCCCATCACACAAAACGGACAGCATCCAACCTGA
- the DRD1 gene encoding D(1A) dopamine receptor isoform X2, which yields MPWKAVAEIAGFWPFGSFCNIWVAFDIMCSTASILNLCVISVDRYWAISSPFRYERKMTPKAAFILISVAWTLSVLISFIPVQLSWHKAKPTISSDGNTTSLDDTLDNCDSSLSRTYAISSSLISFYIPVAIMIVTYTRIYRIAQKQIRRISALERAAVHAKNCQTTTGNGNPVECSQPESSFKMSFKRETKVLKTLSVIMGVFVCCWLPFFVLNCMVPFCGSGETKPFCIDSITFDVFVWFGWANSSLNPIIYAFNADFRKAFSTLLGCYRLCPTTNNAIETVSINNNGAVVFSSHHEPRGSISKDCNLVYLIPHAVGSSEDLKKEEAGGMAKPLEKLSPALSVILDYDTDVSLEKIQPITQNGQHPT from the coding sequence ATGCCCTGGAAAGCGGTGGCAGAGATCGCTGGCTTCTGGCCCTTTGGGTCCTTCTGTAATATCTGGGTGGCCTTTGACATCATGTGCTCCACGGCGTCCATCCTCAACCTCTGTGTGATCAGCGTGGACAGGTACTGGGCCATCTCCAGCCCCTTCCGGTACGAGAGAAAGATGACTCCCAAGGCAGCCTTCATTCTGATCAGCGTGGCATGGACCTTGTCTGTCCTCATCTCCTTCATCCCTGTGCAGCTCAGCTGGCACAAGGCGAAGCCCACGATCTCCTCCGACGGGAACACCACTTCCCTGGATGACACCCTGGACAACTGTGATTCCAGCTTAAGCAGGACCTATGCCATTTCATCCTCCCTAATAAGCTTTTATATCCCTGTGGCCATCATGATTGTCACCTACACCAGGATCTATAGGATCGCCCAGAAACAGATACGACGCATCTCAGCCTTGGAGAGGGCAGCAGTCCATGCCAAGAATTGCCAGACCACTACAGGTAATGGAAACCCTGTGGAGTGCTCTCAACCAGAAAGCTCCTTTAAGATGTCCTTCAAAAGAGAGACTAAAGTTCTCAAGACTCTGTCTGTGATCATGGGGGTCTTTGTGTGCTGCTGGCTTCCTTTCTTCGTCTTGAACTGCATGGTGCCCTTCTGTGGGTCTGGGGAGACCAAGCCCTTCTGCATTGATTCCATCACCTTTGATGTGTTTGTGTGGTTTGGGTGGGCTAATTCTTCCTTGAACCCCATCATTTATGCCTTTAATGCTGATTTTCGGAAGGCATTTTCAACTCTTTTAGGATGCTACAGGCTTTGCCCTACCACGAATAATGCCATAGAGACAGTTAGCATCAATAACAATGGGGCTGTGGTGTTTTCCAGCCATCACGAGCCTCGAGGCTCCATTTCCAAGGACTGCAATCTGGTTTATCTGATCCCACATGCAGTGGGCTCCTCCGAGGATCtgaagaaggaggaagcaggtggaaTGGCCAAACCCTTGGAGAAGCTGTCCCCGGCCCTATCTGTCATTTTGGACTATGACACCGATGTCTCTCTAGAGAAGATCCAGCCCATCACACAAAACGGACAGCATCCAACCTGA